In Lentisphaerota bacterium, the DNA window CAGCTTCTTGACGAGACGTGTTCTGTCAACGGTCCGAATCTGGTCCAACACGATTTGCCCCTCGGTCCCCTGAAATATGCATGGCACCCGCGTAGGGTAGTCGCGCCCCTCGGTTGTTATGGGAGCAATGATGACGGTCCCAATGTGATGGTTCATCTCATCCGGTGAGATCACCGTG includes these proteins:
- a CDS encoding type II toxin-antitoxin system PemK/MazF family toxin, whose translation is MEVDRFDVFLVALDPTVGHEIKKTRPCTVISPDEMNHHIGTVIIAPITTEGRDYPTRVPCIFQGTEGQIVLDQIRTVDRTRLVKKLGRLSPTASNKLLSVLTEMFQK